A window of Ardenticatena maritima contains these coding sequences:
- a CDS encoding helix-turn-helix transcriptional regulator, producing the protein MNAGARCHARAGTSGGFRQTVNAIERGKYDPSLPLTFKIAELFGLAIEDIFTPDWRVEETQEPPHK; encoded by the coding sequence ATAAACGCAGGAGCGCGTTGCCATGCCCGTGCCGGAACGTCTGGGGGTTTCCGCCAGACGGTGAACGCCATTGAACGCGGCAAATACGATCCCAGTTTGCCGCTGACGTTCAAAATTGCCGAACTGTTTGGGCTGGCGATAGAGGACATTTTTACGCCTGATTGGCGTGTGGAAGAGACGCAAGAACCGCCGCACAAATGA
- a CDS encoding low molecular weight protein-tyrosine-phosphatase, producing the protein MAQRPIRVLFVCTGNICRSPMAEAILRHKVAQLGLDGVIEVDSAGTDSWHVGERPHRGTIRELQRRGVPVPDHRARALTADDLRTFDYILTMDLDNLNAVRSLVRRTGANIEPRPILEFLDDPNAPMEVPDPYYERNFDEVYDLLDKAIDGFLETLIRTHRLTPRRS; encoded by the coding sequence ATGGCACAACGTCCTATCCGGGTGTTGTTCGTTTGCACAGGCAATATCTGTCGCTCGCCGATGGCGGAGGCGATTTTGCGCCACAAGGTCGCACAATTGGGGCTGGATGGCGTGATCGAGGTGGATTCGGCGGGGACGGACTCGTGGCACGTGGGCGAACGTCCACACCGCGGGACGATTCGCGAACTGCAACGGCGTGGCGTGCCGGTGCCAGACCACCGTGCGCGTGCGCTGACCGCCGATGACCTGCGCACATTCGATTACATTCTCACCATGGATTTAGACAACTTGAATGCGGTGCGTTCGCTTGTGCGCCGAACGGGCGCGAACATTGAGCCGCGTCCCATTCTTGAATTTTTGGATGACCCCAACGCGCCCATGGAAGTCCCCGACCCCTACTACGAGCGCAATTTTGATGAGGTGTACGATTTGCTGGACAAGGCGATTGATGGGTTTCTCGAAACACTCATCCGCACCCATCGGTTGACGCCGCGTCGCTCATAA
- a CDS encoding class II aldolase/adducin family protein, with protein MGDAEQREAIEALCRLGRDMVAAGMVRGSGGNMSIRLGDRLLISATGQPLDTLTPETLVPLTLDGERLSDTAQPSSEWQLHVAAYRVWPEARVVVHAHPPYAIAWGALGRPLPPLTSDAYLHLGAQVPLVPYITPTTAALAQATAEALRESPAVLLQNHGVVVVGESVAKARVRLEVLEDTARMMLLAHAVGTPRVLTPEDMHALDVATQGRYAFKRSS; from the coding sequence ATGGGAGACGCGGAACAAAGAGAAGCCATAGAAGCCTTGTGCCGCTTGGGGCGTGATATGGTGGCGGCGGGAATGGTACGCGGCAGTGGTGGCAACATGAGTATTCGGCTGGGCGACCGCTTGCTCATCAGCGCCACGGGGCAACCGCTGGATACGTTGACGCCTGAGACGCTGGTGCCGCTGACACTCGACGGCGAGCGCCTGAGCGATACAGCGCAACCGTCCAGCGAGTGGCAGTTGCATGTGGCGGCGTACCGCGTTTGGCCCGAAGCGCGCGTTGTGGTGCATGCGCACCCCCCCTATGCCATCGCATGGGGCGCGTTAGGGCGGCCGTTGCCCCCCCTCACTTCGGACGCGTATCTGCATTTGGGGGCGCAGGTGCCGCTTGTGCCGTACATTACACCGACGACGGCGGCATTGGCGCAGGCGACCGCCGAGGCGTTGCGTGAAAGCCCGGCCGTGCTGTTGCAGAATCATGGCGTTGTGGTGGTGGGCGAAAGTGTGGCGAAAGCCCGCGTGCGGCTGGAAGTGCTGGAAGACACCGCCCGGATGATGCTCCTGGCGCATGCTGTGGGGACGCCGCGCGTTCTCACGCCGGAGGACATGCACGCGCTCGACGTGGCGACCCAGGGGCGCTATGCCTTCAAACGGTCTTCGTGA